The proteins below are encoded in one region of Paenibacillus albus:
- a CDS encoding sugar transferase has product MNRRTRLSQSAWFVAAVDALLILACFWFARMLRYREPGLTAAGHDLDTVMGQALWIAAIAVIMLYLFSLYQFSGRLESSKYYYNLVISHLVMGVFLIGGQLFFHPFLLAGSLMVIAFVLQFFVLFAARAVLFAIQSHGLKKKRALLIVNDPSEDMILVERMLDKGDKWFDIYGIVQNSESSQLHDYSSEIDLFLLSPNLESTVKAEIIRYAGANRKEVLLIPSFYEMFVIGAETQSIGDLILYSIVPTKLSLLDKILKRAIDIVGAGILLLLTSPLMLLAWILVPLTSKGKALYSQERVGLDERSFKVLKFRSMVDNAEKSTGPVLAAERDNRITKLGKFMRATRIDELPQLFNVLRGDMSLVGPRPEREFFTNEFKKELPHYSYRFMVKPGITGLAQVMGNYSTLPADKLRFDLLYIKNYSPIMDLKILLQTIIVVLQREQSKGVSTAGFSSVSSAMKRLLNNQANMAVFKESK; this is encoded by the coding sequence ATGAACCGCCGAACGAGGCTCAGCCAATCCGCATGGTTCGTAGCGGCAGTGGATGCATTGTTAATCTTAGCTTGCTTCTGGTTTGCCCGTATGCTGCGTTACCGGGAACCTGGATTGACGGCCGCTGGTCATGATCTGGACACCGTGATGGGGCAGGCGCTATGGATCGCAGCAATCGCCGTCATCATGCTCTACTTGTTCAGTCTCTATCAATTTTCGGGACGACTGGAATCGAGCAAATATTATTACAACTTGGTTATTTCTCATCTGGTCATGGGGGTCTTCCTGATAGGAGGACAGCTGTTTTTCCATCCCTTTCTTCTGGCCGGCAGCCTCATGGTTATCGCGTTCGTCCTGCAATTCTTTGTATTGTTTGCAGCCCGGGCGGTACTCTTCGCGATTCAATCGCATGGGCTCAAGAAGAAGAGAGCGCTGCTGATTGTGAACGATCCGAGCGAAGATATGATTCTCGTTGAGAGAATGCTGGATAAAGGCGACAAGTGGTTCGATATCTACGGAATTGTTCAAAACTCGGAATCGTCGCAGCTTCACGATTACTCTTCGGAGATCGATCTCTTCCTGCTCAGCCCGAATCTTGAATCCACCGTAAAAGCAGAAATCATTCGTTATGCCGGAGCGAACAGGAAAGAAGTGCTGCTCATTCCTTCCTTCTACGAGATGTTCGTCATAGGGGCGGAAACACAGTCGATAGGCGATCTGATCCTCTACTCGATCGTGCCGACGAAGCTAAGCTTGCTGGACAAAATCCTCAAGCGGGCAATAGATATTGTTGGAGCTGGCATTCTCCTTCTCCTGACGTCTCCTTTGATGCTGCTTGCGTGGATTCTTGTTCCTCTGACGTCCAAAGGAAAAGCGCTGTACAGTCAAGAGCGGGTAGGGCTCGACGAGCGAAGCTTTAAAGTGCTGAAGTTTCGCAGCATGGTAGACAATGCGGAGAAGAGCACTGGGCCGGTGCTAGCTGCCGAGCGGGATAATCGTATCACCAAGCTCGGCAAATTCATGCGCGCGACGCGCATTGATGAACTGCCTCAACTGTTTAATGTGCTTCGAGGGGATATGAGCCTTGTCGGTCCTCGGCCTGAACGGGAGTTTTTCACCAACGAGTTCAAGAAAGAGCTGCCTCATTACTCCTATCGCTTTATGGTGAAGCCAGGGATTACCGGGCTTGCTCAAGTCATGGGCAATTACAGTACGCTGCCTGCAGATAAATTGCGCTTTGACCTGCTGTATATCAAGAATTACTCGCCGATTATGGATCTGAAGATTTTACTGCAGACAATCATTGTCGTTCTGCAGCGCGAGCAGTCGAAAGGAGTCAGCACTGCAGGCTTCTCGTCTGTGAGCAGCGCCATGAAGCGTCTTCTCAATAATCAGGCTAACATGGCAGTGTTTAAAGAGTCCAAATAA
- a CDS encoding glycosyltransferase, with translation MRIAYLIHWNDGPESGVYKKIAAQIREWKRLGNEICLFLFTHNREWEQFTAEQGISITVCRYDNWRSRFTEFRELVRLIDRWQPDMIYHRFDLFYPSLDWILSKYPSVLEINTNDLTEMKLQQGTLRYWYHRLTRGRVLKRSRGNVYVSKELSEEEHYRKYAKSEVVIGNGIQLDQFPSLASPVKDGIRCVFIGSPGQAWHGVDKIMQLAELRPEWTFDLVGIHAKDIKGLNGKIPPNIVFHGRLNKEQYEPIMRKANIAIGSLAMHRAALKEGSPLKVREYLAYGIPVILGYMDTDFPEGSPYLLNLDNEENNIVPAIDRISDFVREWGDRRVEREAISHLDSKYKEAKRISYMRLLAGNGEG, from the coding sequence ATGAGAATTGCCTATCTCATTCATTGGAATGACGGACCGGAGAGCGGCGTATACAAGAAAATTGCAGCGCAAATCAGAGAATGGAAGCGACTTGGAAACGAGATCTGTTTATTCCTCTTTACCCATAACCGGGAGTGGGAACAGTTCACCGCCGAGCAGGGTATTTCCATCACAGTATGCCGTTACGATAACTGGCGCAGCCGATTTACAGAGTTTCGCGAGCTAGTGCGACTGATCGATCGGTGGCAGCCAGATATGATTTACCATCGTTTTGATCTCTTTTATCCCTCGCTCGACTGGATTTTAAGCAAGTATCCTTCAGTTTTGGAAATTAACACTAATGATTTGACGGAAATGAAGCTGCAGCAAGGCACGCTCCGGTATTGGTATCACCGTTTGACGCGGGGCAGAGTATTGAAGAGAAGTAGAGGGAACGTGTACGTCAGTAAGGAACTGTCGGAAGAGGAGCATTACCGTAAATATGCCAAAAGCGAAGTCGTCATTGGAAACGGGATTCAGCTGGATCAGTTCCCTTCCCTTGCGAGTCCTGTAAAGGATGGGATCCGGTGTGTGTTTATCGGCTCTCCGGGGCAAGCGTGGCATGGGGTGGACAAAATTATGCAACTCGCTGAATTAAGACCTGAATGGACGTTTGATCTGGTTGGCATTCATGCCAAGGACATAAAAGGCCTAAATGGGAAGATCCCGCCGAATATCGTGTTTCATGGCCGCTTGAACAAGGAGCAGTACGAGCCTATCATGCGGAAAGCAAACATTGCCATTGGTTCCTTGGCCATGCACCGGGCGGCGCTTAAAGAAGGCTCTCCACTCAAGGTTCGCGAGTATTTGGCTTATGGCATTCCGGTGATTCTCGGCTACATGGATACCGATTTTCCGGAAGGAAGTCCTTATCTGCTTAACTTGGACAACGAAGAGAACAACATCGTACCTGCCATTGATCGCATCAGCGACTTTGTTCGCGAGTGGGGGGATAGGCGGGTGGAGAGAGAAGCTATCTCGCATCTGGACTCCAAGTATAAGGAAGCAAAACGGATTTCTTATATGAGACTGTTAGCCGGAAATGGTGAAGGATGA
- a CDS encoding glycosyltransferase family 4 protein: MPQKAAYVATVSSHLTYFHIPFMKMLEQRGFEVHAYASPDHTQVDLEKQAIDLRNITFSRNPISIRNLRALAQLTRAFRKERYDLIHVHTPVASIICRLAAKLAGCKNVFYTAHGFHFFKGASWLNWLVYYPAEWLMSKWTDVLITINEEDHQRASRFPIRGKVVYVPGVGVDTSRYRGMDKTRYIQLREELGIDKSIFTIICVAEYIPRKNHEQLLHAIKEMNQNGIPVVCLLAGVGVNEQAMKDLASRLGIAHVVRFLGFRRDVGELMQIADAAVLLSRQEGLPKMLMEAMSAGKPLVVTDVRGNRELVTMFENGFKVAVDDAAGTAQALTELSENVNLRDRMGKSSLEKSEKLDLKHIELLLGQLYADAMPSRSEQTSTSINEEEGMVL, translated from the coding sequence ATGCCTCAAAAAGCCGCCTATGTGGCAACTGTTTCTTCTCATCTTACCTATTTTCACATTCCTTTTATGAAGATGCTCGAACAAAGGGGCTTCGAGGTGCATGCTTATGCCAGCCCAGACCATACCCAAGTTGATCTCGAGAAGCAAGCGATCGACCTTCGAAACATCACCTTCAGCAGGAATCCGATCTCGATTCGCAACCTTCGCGCATTAGCACAGCTCACTCGGGCATTCCGCAAGGAGCGCTACGATCTCATTCACGTACATACACCGGTTGCCAGCATCATTTGCCGACTAGCGGCAAAATTGGCTGGCTGCAAGAATGTGTTTTATACCGCGCATGGATTTCATTTTTTTAAAGGCGCTTCTTGGCTCAATTGGCTTGTCTATTACCCGGCAGAATGGCTGATGTCCAAATGGACGGATGTCCTGATCACCATTAATGAGGAGGACCATCAACGAGCCAGCCGGTTCCCGATCAGAGGCAAGGTTGTCTATGTGCCTGGCGTCGGAGTAGACACCTCCCGATATCGCGGAATGGATAAGACGCGTTACATACAACTTCGCGAAGAGCTCGGCATTGATAAGAGCATCTTCACCATTATTTGCGTAGCGGAATATATTCCGCGAAAAAACCATGAGCAGCTACTGCACGCGATCAAAGAAATGAACCAGAACGGGATACCGGTTGTCTGCCTGCTGGCAGGTGTCGGTGTAAACGAGCAAGCGATGAAAGACCTCGCGAGCCGGCTTGGCATTGCACATGTGGTCCGCTTTCTTGGGTTTCGCAGGGATGTGGGCGAACTTATGCAGATCGCGGACGCAGCGGTGCTCCTGTCCAGACAGGAGGGATTGCCGAAGATGCTGATGGAAGCCATGTCAGCGGGCAAGCCGCTTGTTGTGACGGACGTGCGCGGCAACCGTGAGCTTGTGACGATGTTTGAGAACGGCTTTAAAGTGGCCGTTGATGATGCTGCAGGAACGGCTCAAGCGCTGACCGAGCTTAGCGAGAACGTGAATTTGAGGGACCGGATGGGCAAGAGCAGCCTGGAGAAATCGGAAAAATTAGACCTGAAGCATATCGAGCTTCTGCTTGGACAATTATATGCCGATGCCATGCCGTCCAGATCGGAGCAGACATCGACCTCCATTAATGAAGAGGAAGGAATGGTTTTATGA
- a CDS encoding polysaccharide deacetylase family protein, with amino-acid sequence MQLIKLLRTSAPFWEEIPIVKADLTKTILLTFDYEVFFNRPGTFERCILEPVDELIRLMEQHQMGATYFIDMLYYSRLLEQEETKLTALAMKRQLQRLVQAGHRIEPHLHPHWLDAEWEDGNWAFPHYKRYRLQSLSEDEILAILHEACRMLEEIAREVDPSYKVMAYRAGGWCIQPFDKLVKAFGASELLVDSSVAPGMRGDSEAHYFEFSHVKPVDYYRFECDPTLVSPQGSFVEIPISTYHRSAYNKLRNKVFNRFYRRRLRQFGDGRGIPLNTDFRKKWLATTEMVTLERMYPNKLMQIIKQSKQSVVNIISHPKGLSPISMECLLKLAESKHRCITIKKYYDEQIAGNKDQQAAQAYSISV; translated from the coding sequence GTGCAGCTCATAAAATTACTGCGGACATCTGCGCCTTTCTGGGAGGAGATACCCATCGTTAAAGCCGATTTGACCAAAACGATTTTGCTTACGTTCGATTACGAGGTTTTCTTCAATCGGCCTGGAACTTTCGAGCGCTGTATACTCGAGCCGGTTGACGAGCTTATTCGCCTCATGGAGCAGCATCAGATGGGAGCGACATACTTTATTGACATGCTCTACTATTCGCGGCTGCTCGAGCAAGAGGAAACAAAGCTGACTGCATTAGCTATGAAGCGTCAGCTTCAGCGCCTTGTGCAAGCGGGTCACCGAATTGAGCCGCATCTTCATCCTCATTGGCTCGATGCCGAATGGGAGGATGGTAATTGGGCATTCCCTCATTACAAGAGGTATCGCTTGCAATCCCTTAGCGAAGATGAGATCCTCGCTATCTTGCATGAGGCATGCAGGATGCTGGAGGAAATTGCCCGAGAGGTGGATCCAAGCTATAAGGTCATGGCTTATCGTGCAGGCGGCTGGTGCATCCAGCCTTTCGATAAGCTCGTAAAGGCGTTTGGAGCTTCGGAGCTTCTCGTAGACAGCTCTGTAGCGCCAGGGATGCGAGGAGACAGCGAGGCTCATTATTTTGAGTTCAGTCATGTCAAGCCGGTTGATTATTATAGGTTCGAATGCGATCCGACGCTTGTTAGTCCGCAAGGCAGCTTCGTTGAAATTCCGATCAGCACCTATCACAGGAGTGCTTATAACAAGCTGCGTAACAAGGTATTTAACAGATTCTATCGCCGGAGGCTACGTCAGTTCGGAGATGGTCGGGGGATTCCGCTAAATACTGATTTCCGCAAAAAATGGCTTGCAACGACAGAAATGGTAACGCTCGAACGGATGTATCCAAACAAGCTCATGCAGATCATAAAACAATCCAAGCAAAGCGTTGTGAACATCATTTCCCATCCCAAAGGGTTATCCCCGATATCGATGGAATGCCTGCTGAAGTTGGCAGAGTCCAAGCACCGCTGTATCACAATCAAGAAATACTATGACGAGCAAATTGCAGGGAATAAAGATCAACAGGCAGCGCAAGCTTACTCGATTTCGGTATAA
- the wecB gene encoding non-hydrolyzing UDP-N-acetylglucosamine 2-epimerase yields the protein MKKLVTIVGARPQFIKVAPVSRVIRQHCEEILVNTGQHYDFKMSGIFFDELQIPRPDYDLGVGSQSHGKQTALMLQAIEEVLLKENPDGVLVYGDTNSTLAGALAASKLHFPVFHIEAGLRSYNKRMPEEINRVMTDHVSDLLFAPTETAVRNLALENIRDGVRVSGDVMYDAMLYNSEIAKNMFGDALHGMKSKGYYLCTIHRAENTDNPKMLGAIMQALAELEVPVLLPLHPRTRKLLSTYGLAELLSAKSNIHIIEPVSYLEMLVLENEALAIITDSGGVQKEAYFARVPCFTLRSETEWVETVDIGWNMLVDPLTMDLKSLITAYQQPAYQEGLYGDGRAAHKITADICAFLGGDTHR from the coding sequence ATGAAAAAACTTGTAACGATTGTGGGCGCTAGGCCTCAATTCATTAAGGTAGCGCCCGTTTCCCGTGTCATCCGTCAACATTGTGAGGAAATTCTTGTGAATACCGGGCAACACTACGATTTTAAAATGTCAGGCATCTTCTTCGACGAGCTGCAGATTCCGCGGCCGGATTATGATTTGGGAGTAGGCTCTCAATCCCATGGAAAGCAGACTGCGCTGATGCTGCAAGCGATTGAGGAAGTGCTGCTTAAGGAAAATCCGGACGGAGTTCTTGTATATGGAGATACGAATTCCACGCTAGCAGGGGCGCTTGCGGCAAGCAAGCTGCATTTTCCGGTCTTCCATATTGAAGCTGGGCTTCGCAGTTATAACAAGAGAATGCCGGAGGAAATTAATCGCGTCATGACGGACCATGTGTCCGATCTGCTGTTCGCTCCTACCGAGACGGCAGTCAGAAATTTGGCGCTAGAGAACATCAGGGACGGAGTGCGCGTAAGCGGCGACGTCATGTACGACGCCATGCTGTACAACTCCGAGATCGCAAAGAATATGTTCGGCGATGCCCTTCACGGAATGAAGAGCAAGGGCTATTATCTGTGTACCATTCATCGTGCGGAAAACACAGACAATCCGAAGATGCTGGGCGCTATCATGCAAGCATTAGCCGAGCTGGAAGTGCCTGTGCTGCTGCCGCTTCATCCGCGTACGCGTAAGCTGTTATCTACGTACGGGCTTGCCGAGCTGCTTTCCGCCAAATCGAATATTCACATCATTGAACCTGTCTCTTACTTGGAGATGCTGGTGCTGGAAAACGAGGCACTCGCGATTATTACCGACTCGGGTGGGGTGCAGAAGGAAGCTTATTTTGCAAGGGTTCCTTGCTTTACACTTCGCTCCGAGACGGAGTGGGTGGAGACTGTCGACATTGGCTGGAATATGCTGGTTGATCCGCTCACGATGGACTTGAAGTCGCTTATCACAGCTTATCAGCAGCCAGCTTATCAAGAAGGTTTATACGGAGACGGGCGTGCAGCTCATAAAATTACTGCGGACATCTGCGCCTTTCTGGGAGGAGATACCCATCGTTAA
- a CDS encoding glycosyltransferase gives MQVTELALGLRRRGWLVQVVSMTKPKALENELRAEGIEVVSLQMKSGIPDPRAILRLKAHLHSFRPDIVHSHLVHANILTRITRLFAHMPVLLTTAHNTNEGGKLRMLMYSLTDRLCELTTNVSHDAVESYIRKKVSPRHKIRMMPNGVNLQKYANDKGKGQLTRNELGIGNTFAWLAVGRFTEAKDYPTLLRAWEIVLRSHEGVLLLAGDGPDHGAIRELAKELKIEEHVRFLGVRKDIPQLMNAANAYVMSSLWEGMPMVLLEASASELPIVATDVGGNREVVRDGVSGYLSESANFRKLAEQMLRMMELGAEERESMGRNSREYVMRNYEMEAVISRWEDIYSEYNRTIAQATISQGG, from the coding sequence ATGCAGGTAACGGAATTAGCGCTTGGTTTGCGCCGCAGAGGCTGGCTCGTGCAGGTCGTCTCCATGACGAAGCCGAAGGCGCTCGAGAACGAGCTTCGGGCGGAAGGTATCGAGGTGGTCTCTCTCCAAATGAAATCGGGCATCCCGGATCCGCGAGCCATATTGAGACTCAAAGCGCATCTACATTCATTCCGCCCGGATATCGTACATAGCCATTTGGTGCATGCGAATATCTTGACACGAATTACCCGATTGTTTGCGCACATGCCCGTCCTGCTTACAACCGCTCATAACACCAATGAAGGCGGAAAGCTGCGGATGCTGATGTACAGCTTGACGGATCGTCTGTGCGAACTGACAACAAACGTCAGCCATGACGCTGTTGAAAGCTACATTCGTAAGAAGGTAAGTCCGAGACATAAAATCCGCATGATGCCCAATGGGGTGAATCTGCAAAAATACGCCAATGACAAGGGTAAAGGACAACTAACTCGTAATGAGTTAGGCATCGGGAATACTTTTGCATGGCTGGCTGTCGGAAGGTTTACGGAGGCTAAGGATTATCCGACTCTGCTGAGAGCATGGGAGATCGTGCTACGCAGCCATGAAGGCGTACTGCTGCTGGCAGGAGATGGCCCGGATCACGGAGCCATTCGCGAATTGGCCAAGGAGCTAAAGATCGAGGAACATGTTCGGTTCTTAGGTGTAAGGAAAGATATTCCGCAGCTTATGAATGCTGCCAATGCCTATGTTATGTCCTCATTATGGGAAGGTATGCCCATGGTTCTTCTGGAGGCATCAGCCAGCGAGCTTCCGATTGTGGCGACAGACGTCGGTGGTAACCGTGAAGTGGTTCGCGATGGCGTCTCAGGTTATTTGTCCGAATCGGCTAACTTCAGGAAGCTAGCTGAACAAATGCTAAGAATGATGGAGCTGGGCGCTGAGGAGAGAGAGAGCATGGGAAGGAACAGTCGTGAATATGTGATGCGCAACTATGAAATGGAAGCGGTCATTTCCAGATGGGAAGACATTTATAGCGAGTATAATCGCACGATCGCGCAAGCGACGATAAGCCAAGGGGGATAA
- a CDS encoding polysaccharide deacetylase family protein — MLLIKSPLTRKPERDYILDVLFHHFLGLSYEILYEEREDVEISLPGSNGVIRLADVLLRTEEDRWLTSRSMPREPIEHSVHARFGAVPILYGQRGRSGLYIEEGQDDCYCGIDILGSSFFMLTRYEELLANKRDARDRFPSESSIAYRANFLDRPIVNEYVEIFWELMKKRWPRIERKDRQASLVLSHDVDWPFYSFGKSPIRMLKDSLADIVKRRNYEASYLKARAAWRTRGGELIDDPFNTFRWLMTLSEKAGLRSAFYFITEETVAGLDGNYSVYNPEIQSLMREIHGRGHEIGLHPSYDTYNSPDRISRQFQILLDIAGKNGIRQERWGGRQHYLRWKGPETWQYWEEAGLDYDSTLGYADSPGFRCGVCYEYPVFNLLSREPLNLVEKPLIVMEQTVWKGSAGQTKEEAALEQIGSLYQQCRSFGGQFTLLWHNSEFVTNEQRTTYRKCLDQ, encoded by the coding sequence ATGCTGCTCATTAAATCGCCATTAACGAGAAAGCCTGAACGCGACTACATCCTGGATGTCCTATTCCATCACTTTCTGGGTCTATCCTACGAGATCCTATACGAAGAGCGAGAGGATGTGGAAATTTCTCTTCCGGGCAGTAACGGAGTTATTCGGTTGGCCGATGTTCTGCTGCGGACAGAGGAAGACAGGTGGCTGACTTCGAGGTCTATGCCCCGTGAACCGATAGAACATTCCGTACATGCTCGATTCGGGGCAGTCCCCATCCTGTATGGGCAACGCGGCCGCTCGGGTCTTTACATCGAGGAAGGTCAAGACGATTGCTATTGCGGAATCGATATTCTCGGAAGCTCCTTCTTCATGCTGACTCGGTACGAAGAACTTCTCGCGAATAAAAGAGATGCCAGAGACCGATTCCCTTCGGAAAGCTCCATTGCTTACCGGGCGAATTTCCTTGATCGTCCAATCGTGAACGAATATGTAGAAATATTCTGGGAGCTCATGAAGAAGCGGTGGCCAAGAATCGAGAGGAAAGATCGGCAAGCAAGCCTCGTGCTAAGCCATGACGTCGATTGGCCGTTCTATTCGTTCGGCAAGAGCCCAATCCGCATGCTTAAGGACTCTCTGGCGGATATCGTGAAGAGGCGAAATTATGAGGCATCGTATCTGAAAGCCAGGGCAGCATGGAGAACTCGAGGCGGCGAGCTGATAGACGATCCCTTTAATACGTTCAGATGGCTAATGACGCTAAGCGAGAAAGCCGGACTGCGCAGCGCATTCTATTTCATCACGGAAGAGACGGTAGCTGGCTTGGATGGCAATTACTCCGTATATAATCCGGAAATTCAAAGCCTGATGCGGGAAATTCACGGCCGGGGACATGAGATCGGACTCCATCCGAGTTACGATACTTACAATTCTCCGGATCGAATATCGAGGCAGTTCCAAATTCTGCTCGACATCGCCGGCAAGAACGGCATTCGCCAAGAGCGCTGGGGAGGCAGGCAGCACTACTTACGATGGAAAGGACCGGAAACCTGGCAGTACTGGGAGGAAGCGGGCTTGGATTACGACAGTACATTGGGTTATGCCGATTCTCCGGGATTTCGCTGCGGTGTCTGCTACGAGTACCCGGTATTCAACCTTCTGTCACGAGAGCCGCTTAATCTCGTCGAAAAGCCACTAATCGTCATGGAGCAGACGGTTTGGAAGGGGAGCGCAGGCCAAACGAAGGAAGAAGCTGCGCTTGAGCAAATCGGAAGCCTATATCAACAATGCCGTTCATTCGGAGGTCAGTTTACGCTTCTCTGGCACAATAGTGAGTTCGTCACGAACGAGCAGCGCACGACTTATCGGAAATGCTTGGATCAATAA
- a CDS encoding MBOAT family O-acyltransferase, with protein MIFSSVEYLVFFVVVILFMLVVKSAPLKKGFLIAASYYFYAYWDYRFVVLMFLLSFVNYHIGLRIEASMANVDRKRLLIASVVFNLCVLGVFKYFNFFTDSANVLLEQVGVRIPMLDIILPVGISFITFEVMSYTIDIYRRTNNSAKSFWDLALLVAFFPHLIAGPILKPSHFLPQIASPIVIRWKNVEQGMQIFLFGLVKKTLIADRIALFVDPVFAAPNDYSTLTVWLAVIAYAIQIYCDFSGYSDMAIGSAKILGFDIPRNFDMPYISRSITEFWRRWHISLSTWLREYLYFSLGGNRKGKARTYLNLLLVMLLGGLWHGASWNFVVWGGMHGLALAIHKFYMDYVLRKKKITNAVYQFFSWALTFLFVCVLWVFFRSSDFSVSMAMVRRMFIFSPGIDWIATSLLIIIPILLTAHFIGMRIKNYLYIPLNTFRGQTVFFFILFGVLFLMPVSSSPFIYFQF; from the coding sequence TTGATTTTCTCGAGCGTTGAATATCTGGTTTTCTTCGTTGTTGTCATCCTCTTTATGCTCGTCGTCAAATCGGCGCCCCTTAAGAAAGGCTTTCTTATCGCAGCCAGCTACTATTTCTACGCCTATTGGGATTATCGGTTTGTTGTGCTCATGTTCCTCTTATCGTTCGTAAACTATCATATCGGCCTCCGAATTGAAGCTAGCATGGCGAATGTGGATCGCAAACGCCTTCTTATCGCAAGTGTCGTCTTTAACCTCTGCGTGCTCGGCGTCTTCAAATACTTTAACTTCTTTACCGACTCCGCCAATGTCCTTTTAGAACAGGTTGGGGTCCGCATACCGATGCTCGATATCATTCTCCCTGTCGGCATCTCCTTCATCACCTTTGAAGTGATGAGCTATACGATTGACATTTACCGGCGCACGAATAACTCCGCGAAGAGCTTCTGGGATCTAGCCTTGCTTGTGGCCTTCTTCCCTCACCTCATCGCTGGACCGATCCTCAAACCAAGCCACTTCCTGCCGCAAATCGCAAGTCCGATCGTTATCCGCTGGAAGAACGTCGAGCAAGGCATGCAGATCTTCCTCTTCGGCCTTGTGAAGAAAACGCTGATTGCCGATCGGATTGCGCTCTTCGTTGATCCTGTCTTCGCTGCTCCGAACGACTATAGTACGCTCACCGTATGGCTCGCGGTTATTGCTTACGCCATTCAAATCTATTGCGACTTCTCTGGTTATTCGGATATGGCGATCGGCTCGGCGAAGATATTAGGTTTTGATATTCCGCGCAACTTCGATATGCCTTACATCTCTCGAAGCATTACGGAGTTTTGGCGCAGATGGCATATATCGCTCTCCACTTGGCTCAGAGAATACTTATACTTCTCACTTGGCGGTAACCGGAAAGGAAAAGCAAGAACGTATCTGAATTTATTGCTGGTCATGCTGCTGGGAGGCTTGTGGCACGGCGCCAGCTGGAATTTCGTCGTATGGGGCGGCATGCACGGCCTCGCGCTTGCCATTCACAAGTTCTACATGGATTATGTCCTGAGGAAGAAGAAGATCACAAATGCGGTTTATCAATTCTTCAGCTGGGCGTTGACCTTCTTATTCGTCTGCGTTCTGTGGGTATTCTTCCGCTCCTCGGATTTCTCAGTCTCGATGGCCATGGTACGCAGAATGTTCATCTTCAGTCCCGGAATCGACTGGATCGCGACATCCTTACTAATAATTATTCCTATTCTGTTGACCGCTCACTTTATCGGTATGCGCATAAAAAACTACTTATATATACCGTTGAATACTTTCCGCGGGCAAACGGTATTCTTCTTCATTCTGTTCGGCGTCTTGTTCTTAATGCCGGTCAGCTCCTCGCCTTTCATCTACTTCCAGTTCTAG
- a CDS encoding SGNH/GDSL hydrolase family protein, with the protein MKLVMKIMAAILASLLAWELLLNVFVEHSSGSYSHPVLGRISKAGINIFGTEGYSLTRYNSLGMRSTEIKPRIGNEVRVLMLGDSYTEGAQVESNQTFSYLTQKQLRTINSNVQVINGGRRGASPAYYIHLSSFYKQKIDPKYVVIQINAEDFTNDLLDTQKYFYVKKQDDHYETVFNDTFVSTNPITQKFNKLDFLTQVSIMRVGVEKLQLLMGSGGTSNEGEGGVPGGMQVAAAAEKDTPQPKDETNYEPIINWTFSELKKDYPNLVLLLLPGIDYHHLTEKEPNVEALIRSEAKKQDIALIDMRDDFLSYFKSNHTPLTGFNNTMPGEGHLNKYGHMLIADRLGQTLEREMKP; encoded by the coding sequence ATGAAGCTGGTAATGAAAATCATGGCCGCTATTCTAGCCTCGCTGCTTGCTTGGGAACTCTTGCTTAACGTATTCGTTGAGCATTCCAGCGGCAGCTACTCGCATCCCGTTCTGGGGAGGATCAGCAAAGCAGGCATCAATATTTTCGGAACGGAAGGCTACTCTCTTACGCGGTATAACAGTCTTGGCATGCGAAGCACAGAGATTAAGCCTCGAATAGGAAATGAGGTCCGAGTGCTCATGCTGGGCGACTCTTATACAGAAGGCGCACAGGTCGAATCCAACCAGACGTTCTCTTACTTGACCCAGAAGCAATTAAGAACAATTAACAGCAACGTGCAAGTCATTAACGGCGGCCGCCGCGGCGCGTCTCCGGCCTATTATATACATCTCAGTTCCTTTTATAAACAGAAGATCGATCCCAAGTATGTCGTCATCCAAATCAACGCTGAGGACTTTACGAACGACTTGCTGGATACGCAAAAGTATTTTTACGTCAAGAAACAAGATGATCATTATGAAACGGTATTTAATGATACCTTTGTCAGTACGAATCCGATCACGCAAAAATTTAACAAGCTGGATTTCTTGACTCAAGTATCCATAATGCGAGTCGGAGTAGAAAAACTGCAGCTGCTTATGGGCTCCGGCGGAACCTCTAATGAGGGAGAAGGCGGCGTACCAGGAGGCATGCAGGTAGCTGCGGCAGCCGAGAAGGATACTCCACAGCCGAAAGACGAGACTAACTACGAGCCGATTATCAATTGGACGTTTTCTGAGCTGAAGAAAGACTATCCAAACCTTGTGTTGCTGCTGCTTCCAGGCATTGATTATCATCATTTGACCGAGAAGGAGCCTAATGTCGAAGCCCTCATTCGGTCCGAGGCCAAGAAGCAGGACATCGCGCTTATTGATATGAGAGACGACTTCCTTTCCTATTTCAAGAGCAACCATACGCCGCTCACTGGCTTCAATAATACGATGCCAGGAGAAGGCCACCTAAATAAGTACGGTCATATGCTGATCGCCGATCGTTTAGGACAAACATTAGAAAGGGAGATGAAGCCTTGA